The Oreochromis aureus strain Israel breed Guangdong linkage group 7, ZZ_aureus, whole genome shotgun sequence region CGTCGCCACCCACACATTTGTGAACAAAGCCCAGAAACTCCTTTTGTTCCCCTAATGCACACATCACTAACagtatattataaatatatatacactttTTAGCATTGGGTAGTTTAAGTTGGGATTGCAGGTTTTTgctttgaaaacaaacaaatctaaCTATCAttataaaatttttaaaaagtctgatATTGAGTTCTGATGAACGGTTTCCTCGGTTTAAGCAGCAGAGTTTTAATTCACCTCCACTCTATTGAACTGAGCCTTTACGAAGGGAAACAGGTGTAGTTTTAGTGCCTTCCTAACACCAGATAACTGTAGAGCTGCAAACACCATGACACTGAGAAAGCTCTTCTTAAACCACAGACATGTGGATTGCATTGATCTAGTATGTATTCTTCCCTTCTAGGCTAAAGATTGTCTCTGCCtgtaataataacaacataatTATACTTTAAACTTGTGTAGTCTAAGTCAGTGTGTCAAAGCTATGCAAGCACACCATACCTGTCAAACTACCCTGACAGGAATTAGCAAAACAAACAATGTGAAGGCCCTCTGCGCTCTTCCCTTACGGCCTCTGTCATCAGCAACATATTTTGCAGATGAatggttgtttaaaaaaaatttgaggaCGCAACAAAGAATATgctgttaaaaacaaatcaggttTAGAGGTAGTCGAGTATTTCAGGTCTACCTGTCAAAGAGTGCTGGTGTCTGTTGGTGGTCTTTCTCCAGGGACATATATGGATCCTGCACCTCATAAATGTCCTCATTATCATACACCGAGCTCTCCGAGGGGTCAGGGTGTAAGTATAAGCCCTGTGGGTCAGCGTAAACTGAGCTCTGCCATGGTTTAGGCTGCGAGTAGAGGTCCTGAGGATATGGCCCTGAATTTCCCACATTGCCGTAGTCTAATATCTCCTCATACACAGGGGTGTCCTCAAATGGGACAacttctccttcatcttctccgTCCACATTTTGCTCGAACTCAGTAAATGGAGCAGAGAATTTACGTTCGGGATAGTTCTGCCCTAGGTCTTCGTCGTTGTCAACACTTAGTTCATTATCATCGAGAGTGAAGTCTGTGAACTGGTCTTCTTTTTCCGTCTGTCTGGGTAACCTAGTTGTTGATAATTTCAAAGGCAATTTCCGGAAAGAATTTGACTTCTGTACTTTTTTAGAGTGAATGATATCAGCACCGGAGAAGGACTTGGCTTTGCTCAGACTGGAGCGAGATTGCCTTTTGACTTCAGCTGCTGGATGGTTACCGCTTGATTTGTCAGTGGAAGGCAGAGGaagttccttctttttcccgtGTCCTTCAATCTCCCTCGCTGCTCTCTCCTCAGAGGATCCCTTATTCTGATTCAGCATCTTTTTTCTCTGGGGCTTCTTTGGAGGTACTTTACCCATCCCAATTTTCTCCGCTGTGGCAACAGGCTGGCTGAGGGCCGGCTGGCTGTGCAAAATGCCACGAGCTTCCTCCTCATCAGCCTTTCTTTCCCTCTGAATCTTTTTATTATCCTTTTCAGCAGAAAAATCCAACTCATGAGTGCCGCGGGCCCAATCTAGATGTTCCCCTTTTACGTCCTTTGCAATTGCCTGAGGAGCCGAGCTCAGTACTTTTTCAAGCTCAGACAGAAAAGGTTTTTTCTtgggaggaggagctggagggGGCCAAGTTTTCACTGATGGAAAAACTGGCAGCTTCTTCTCACTTTCAGGTGCACTGACAGACAGCGACGACGTGCCCTTCCTGTCTGGTGACGCCGCCACgtttttggtgtttatttctctgaaATCTTGGCTTACAGACTCTTCCCTCTCGTTCTCCACCTTTTCCTGATGGTCCTGAAAGGCTTGCTTGGGTTTCCGTAGTACAGGGATAGGGCTGGGCTTCCTAAGGGGAGCTGGGTTTACTTTGGGTCGTGGCACACTGAGAGCATCTTCCTCTGGTACTCGTCCAGGTACACTGTCAAGAATTTCATCATTTGCCTCATTGCCCCGAGTTCTGTGAGGAGAAGTTGGCCGAAAAGCCACCTTAGGACGGGAAATGTTAGTGTCTACAGTGACATTTTGGTAAATAGCATGTGCGTCTTGAACAGACTGATAGTGATTATGGGTGGGAGAAGCATTCGTCTCTCTGCAGTGTTCattgtctgttttctctctgctaTGATTGCAGGTGCCATGAGAATTCAcaacagtttttctgttttcctcgcTTTTGCCCTTTTGCGGTGCTTTTAAATCTCTCTCGAGCTTTTCTCTGCTCGTTGGCCTGTTTTTGACACACGTGCAGTTGTCACTGCTGCACAGACAAATAGGAACAACATAATCCCAGTCAGGCTTTTTGCTCTCGTGCTGCAGTCCATTTTGGGAGCCAAGACGACCTACAGTCTGGGGCGTATCTGACACAGATGTCTGACGTGGGCTCGTCCAGACAGGTTGCCTCTCTTCCACGTGAACGTTGAATTTAGAGGGGCAGGGTTTGGGAGCTAGCGCCGGTTTCACCTTCCTCTGTGTGCCAGGAGATGGTTGTGAGAGGCCACCTTTTCTGGGGATCAAAGGAGATTGCCGTGGACTTCCGCAGTAAGGCAGCTTTGGTTTAGGGGCCACAGGTGGCTTATGCATACCTGGGAATAGAGAAATGAAAGATATGAAGTTGGGATTCGAGGTAAAGTTATTTCCTCTGACTCTCAGTGAAAACAACATCAAAATGACTAATCTAAACACCACGATAGTTACAACacttactgtgttttctttcactgctgAGCCTAACCACCGTATACATCATAAACAACCTCTTCAAGGGTTCAAATATCACATGATTTTTGTTTGCCCCTCTATGTAGCAGCACATTACTCCAGGTAATAGCTCGAGTCAACACGCAAAAGAGCAGGTGGGAgatgaagagtgggagaagcaGTAAAATGCAACCCTGTTGACAGGCAGGTTTTCAAATATTTCCCTGTTCAACAAGACACAGTTTGAACTGCTGACTGCGAACAAAATCAATACAAAACTACAGATAGTCAAACGTAACTTCATTTAGAGCTATGCTGTTTAAATGAATACCAAGCAGGTTAAACCTAAACAGATGAAATTTATACTGAGCAGgaatagaaagaaagaaaaaaaaactgttaaactAAAGTAAAGAAGTAAATCTTCTCTGAGCATTTACTATTTCCTGATTAGCCTTTATCAGCTCACCGTGTTCACGTATAAATCAGAAAAGTCATCGAACGGGGAACTTACCTGAGTTCATCATCGCTCCACTCACTTCgcttctgtttttccttctttattgttttccggtctttacattaaaaataaataaataaatcagtccCGCAGACAAAAGTCCTTCATGTCCGGATAAAGTTCAGATCGTCGATTTACAATGTGTCAAATAATggacattttctttgattttaacCCGAGCGGCACACGTGATTCCGCCGCAAACAAGTTCTTCTCTCTGGAGGCGCACCGGCTGTTGCTGCCCTGCGATATGTAGCCAGCCAATAGCCGCGAGCTTCCTTTTTGTTTCCGAGGACGATCCACTAGGGGCCCCCCAGGAGCCACAGACGGCCAAGTCAATCTTTGCATCCAAATCTTTCACAAATTGGCATTATTATGAGTTGTCATACTGTGAAAGAATCTCTTCTCCACACGACAGCAATAAACACTGACTTGTAGTAAGATTTAATGCTTGCTCATGACTGCTCAGGAATTCTGCGAGGTGCCATGCATGCATATCTTTCCGCCTACATCATCTTTTCTATTATTAATGGTATGACTAAGAAGCCAAAACTATGCGAGGAAGCCAGCAGCTCCTTTGTAACACATATTTTGCGTAGAGGAAGAAATACttggaaaaaaatcttttccCATCAGTTCCCTCCTTGTGTCAGCAGGttgatatttttttgtttgttacaggAAGTATCACAAAGAAAGTCAGATGACTGACAGCTTGACATGATGAATAATATGAAGGACTAAATACAGATAATGGATtagttattgatttttttttaaagcgcaTTTTTGCCATGTTTATTTGGCCAAGTCGAAACTCAATCACTCATCACTGAATCCAGGAACTTGTGGCAGATCTCTTGCCCCTGATCCATGTTTTATTTCATGGAGGAATATCGAGTGTGTGACAAGACAAGGGAATGCTGGAGGGCGTTTTGGTCTGTTGCTGGAATGATGCGGTGTGATTCCCGTCCCAGCAGAGGAGTTACATATTTTAAAGAACTGAAAGTGAAGACTTGAATGATAAGAGAAATAAGGACTCAGGCATCATGTTatgtttcagtttcatttttttattccacAGAGGAATCCGTCAGAATTTCACGTAAATGTTGATGAAAACTTTACATTGCCTTCACTGTTTCCCTTTTCTCTGAAGGACTCGGTGTGATGTCATCGCCTCAGGTTAGTGCTGTGTCTGCAGCCGCAGGAGTGTTCACAGAATCACTGTGTGCAAAGATCGGAAGAACACCAGTAAAGTGTTCAGCTTTAGAAAGCCAACTTCTGTTATTTGTGGTTCTGTGGTGATGTGTTCCAGTATGCAATAACCGGTTTGATTCACTGGCTTACAGGACATCAAATCAGAGGGGATTGTGGAGTAATACCTGAACTTGTAGTCTGACGGGAGAATCAGACCTAATCTGTAGTCTCTTCTGCTTCTGGAGATTTGCTTTTCAAGGACCCTGGCTGAGAAGCTGTGATCGCTGCATATGTACCCCGCAAACAGCAGCTTCCCTCTGATATACATCTATCACATGAGCATATAAAAGGTACTTTACATGTCTGGAAGTGGAAGAAAACGCCTCTGCAGTCCCACACTGCAGTTATTTTTACCCTGCCCATATGTAAAAATGTTAAGCAGGGAGGGCTTTTTTCTGCAGAGACGTGGTTTACAAAAACGTGTCACAACAAAGGTCATACATCATGAGgttatttttaagttttagatttcaACACAGATTGGCGTTGATGCGACACCACATCCTGTTATTTGTAATGTCTGTGCTTTCAGAGTTTCTGAGTGAGGTCTGCTGACCTACATTATTTAAGTGCTGACAGTGTGTCATGTGACTATAACTCAGACATTTATGATGGATTTACAGAGTGAAGGACGTTAGCAAACGTCACTGACGCAATTGTCATTAGAGCTCCCTTTTGTATTTCCTTTGAGTctacttttaatatttttaaatgaatgtttgGACATCAGGGGAAAGTAGTGGATGTGTGCTTGTTGCTGCCACCCAGTGGGGAGCATGAAGGCATGCACTTTTGCATAGCATGCAGCTTTCGGACAAGTCTGCAGTAGGTTTACTGACCAGGACCGTGCCGGGAGCAGCTCTGTGTCGCTGGCGCAGCAGGATGCTCTTGGATTCGTAGCAGGGATTCTCCATTTCTATTTCATACCTCACCACACGAAAAGAGTCCATCTGACACtggattttaagaaaaaaaaaaatcaacctgtTACTGAATTTGACTCTAAGCAACAGTGTTTTTATCCTTGAAAATGTGCCTCAGTATCACTAACATAACTCTTATTTTGCCTAGATTCACACCTGAGTGCAAGGCGatgttctgtgttttttcttcctcctgtAAAGATACTCCAGCGAGTCCTGGCCGGGCGTTGCGTGCATGTCGCCAGGCTGACGTGGAcaagtcacacacacaacaaggaTCTGTTGACTCTGTGGAGGCTGGCCCATAATGAAAGCATCATACTCCAGGTCTGTCACTACCGGCATTAGTTtagtgctgcagcagcagctcctcCGCTGCCCTTCCCCCAGCAGTGCCGCTCTGAGTAGATCCGGGCACACTGTgagggggacagagggggggaacGGTGCTACTGCAGGAAGGTGGGTGACGGCGGACATCTGCAATTCGGGATTATTTGGAAGAGACACTGACCTGGGAGACAGGGAATCTGATGTTTTTTAAGGATAGTAAAACATGTATTAATTGGCTTTTTTCATCAAACTTGAGCGTCTGGTCTTACTCTGGTTTGATGCTCCCGTAAATCCGAAGAGGTCCTAGCTGCGTGAATCCACGTTCCTTCTTTTCAGGCTTTTTAGGTGTCCTGACAACAAACAGGTCAAAAAAAGTTAAGCGGTTTTTTAGTGTGCCTTTCAATAATGCAGAATAACTAAAGCAGGTGCtgttatctccaaaagttgattctgttcatctggacgtagcgttttctgaaaacgctacgtccagatgaacagaatcaacttttggagatttactttcctggatgattgagaatgcatcaagacaggTGCTGTTATAACTTGCTGGTTGAGCAGATAATCCATACACTGTAAAGCAGCGGAGTCATTTTTGTCTCCGCTGGCCTCTCGGCTAAGTCCATCATGAAGAAAGACATATTTTAAAATCTCAATGAGacttttacctggataaataaataacatacatAAATTCTCTTTAGTGTGTTTACTTGGTTAAGTTATCCATAGTAGAAACATCCTGATAATGCTGTATGTCGCATCATTTTCACACATCCACTGGAGCACTGAGCTCTTCTAAATGTCGCCCAGCGGAGCTGTACGTCAGGAAGAAAATGTCCAACtcattaaatgtttttcaaactGCTACATCATCAGGGTGAAGACTGTGTAATGTTTAATTTCATCTCTGTGAGAGTAGCGAAGGTATTTGCCCAGTGAATTTACAGAGCACCATCGGGTGCCATGTGTCCTGTTTCTAGCAGTTTTGGAAACTGACTGAAGAGCAGCATCTCctgaaaatgtcagaaaatgtcCTGACCTGATCTTCCTAACATAACATCGTTCTGAGTTTGTGTCTGGAAATGCCTTTAGCGTGCACCTAGGCAGCACAACGGGAAAGTCCGGCGCTCTTTCGGCCGATGGCGACAGGTGCCCGTGAAGCTCCCGAAACTCATCTCTGCTCTCCTCTGGCTGGACTGGGTTAGCATTTACTCGTTCAGGTAGCTTCACGGAGGGCAGAGCAGCTGACTGCGCCTCTTTTCTCGGCCTGGTCCTCAGTCGGGCATCTGGCATCCGCACTGAGCCAGGACACTTGATacctgaaggagaggaagaggTCACTCAGAAATGCACACAGATACAGAGTTGCACAGATGACCGTGAACAAGATCCTCATGGAACTATTCAATAATGTCGAGTTTGCAGGATGAAGTGATCCTGTAACTTTTTGCTTCATTGAACTATTCCAAGCAGCTCCGACCAGGTCGGGTTGTCTTGATGTTACCACAACCAGCTGTTGCTGTTTTATCACATGTGGGAAGAACAGGGTGAATGTCAGAGAAGCTAGAGAGGCTATGTTTGGAAGCTGTGAGCGTGTAAGTACCGACAGCCACACGATAACAGTCCAACCAATCTTCCACGGTTTTGTGTACTCTttgctgaagcctcatcagtGTCCCGCTGGGATGACCTCCTCTTTTCCAGTGTGCTGACGACTCCTCCtgcctcttctcttctctcacCATCTGGAGAGCATCCCGAGAGCGCACCGACTTCTGCCACACAACATTATGTGCGCATGGTAGATTATGTGATGTAAAGCAATGTAAAGCATTTAGCTAGTTGCTCTATACACAGTAACCACTGGCTATTTGTGCACAAACGCACTGGTGGCTATTAAGCTAACTGCTCCTCTTTATCCAATCAGCTGTTTGATTCACTCAGTGTCACTTTTCCACTCAGACACAATCATCTGATCATTAAAAGTGTCTTACATGTGTCAGTGGGGGATACAGGAGGTCTTGAGCAGCATCAGAGATAAACGTTTCCCGAGTCTTCAAATAAGGCTGTAAATGCAGAACTGATATTACAGAGAAATATTTTAGCTTCCTCAATATCAAGGTGAAAAACAATGTAATCTTACTGTTTCCTTTGGCTGATTAAGGTGAGACCGAGCAGAAAGCGGAAGCTGGGCAGTTTCATTTTCACACCTGAAGGTGAGCACTGCAGACGTGCCGCTGAACAGACTCACAGACACGTGATCAGAAATCTGCAGGAGACAAGCAAACACTTTTATCGGTTCTTATAAAATGAAAACCCTAAAGAACAGTAAGTGGCATAAAGAGTCAACAAGTTCTCCTGTCTGCGTCGCCTGAAACGATCCAATCTAAAGCAAAACAACCCTGCAGACAATAAAATATGAACCTCTGCGTCCTGTCAGAGACAATTAGTGTTGCTGGGGATTTATGCTTCAGTAGGAAATCTACACAGTAGCTACATCGTAACCGCAAACCTCACTGAAACCCTACAAAGTGAGCTGATGTGCACGAGAGTGGATTATATATCCTTGACCCTAATGTATAACATTCACAACAAAACTCCCCCatcatatttttatgatttttttccaaGTCTCTTGTGGTTATAGTACCAATACATATGATTAAGCATGTGTAATTCCCAAGGCAAAAACCACAGGGACCAAAAACTCATTTAGATAGTTTGCTACAAAATgtaatattcatatttattttcaacttagtaattttttaa contains the following coding sequences:
- the LOC116332701 gene encoding FYVE, RhoGEF and PH domain-containing protein 6-like is translated as MMNSGMHKPPVAPKPKLPYCGSPRQSPLIPRKGGLSQPSPGTQRKVKPALAPKPCPSKFNVHVEERQPVWTSPRQTSVSDTPQTVGRLGSQNGLQHESKKPDWDYVVPICLCSSDNCTCVKNRPTSREKLERDLKAPQKGKSEENRKTVVNSHGTCNHSREKTDNEHCRETNASPTHNHYQSVQDAHAIYQNVTVDTNISRPKVAFRPTSPHRTRGNEANDEILDSVPGRVPEEDALSVPRPKVNPAPLRKPSPIPVLRKPKQAFQDHQEKVENEREESVSQDFREINTKNVAASPDRKGTSSLSVSAPESEKKLPVFPSVKTWPPPAPPPKKKPFLSELEKVLSSAPQAIAKDVKGEHLDWARGTHELDFSAEKDNKKIQRERKADEEEARGILHSQPALSQPVATAEKIGMGKVPPKKPQRKKMLNQNKGSSEERAAREIEGHGKKKELPLPSTDKSSGNHPAAEVKRQSRSSLSKAKSFSGADIIHSKKVQKSNSFRKLPLKLSTTRLPRQTEKEDQFTDFTLDDNELSVDNDEDLGQNYPERKFSAPFTEFEQNVDGEDEGEVVPFEDTPVYEEILDYGNVGNSGPYPQDLYSQPKPWQSSVYADPQGLYLHPDPSESSVYDNEDIYEVQDPYMSLEKDHQQTPALFDRSSFEKDIFLEVPLDDDFIHTTSEDEGENDSSSDSSKGDPEQPEEKTTASEKKKNKIFNIAQEIMTSESVFVDVLKLLHVDFRDAVSKASRQSGKPVIEDRLLNQILYSLPQLYELNQNLLSELRQRIAKWNENPQVADIFLKQGPYLKMYSTYIGEFDRNVVLLDEQTKKNPAFGAVVREFEASPRCASLALKHYLLKPVQRIPQYQLLLTDYLKNLPEDADDYKDTEAALAIVKEVASHANDFMKQGDIFQSMIRVQCRLIGNHEIVQPGRIYLKEGILMKLSRKVMQPRMFFLFNDMLLYTKPVQSGQFMFKNMLPLRGMKVSKPSQEAYQNELNIVSVERSFILSASSAKEQDEWLEAISTAISEHTKKTSSFTPGKSQDVVDGTDGGDGAPLGSKAPIWIPDKRASMCMICTSKFTQTWRRHHCRACGKIACQACSSNEFPLEYKKNKLTRVCDQCFQVLLEQKGEQTQPLGKRTAFTFHKKQKLIPAALKEVTANTDNSSMSGYLQASKVAKKHGKRLWFVIKDKVLYKYAASEDVAALESLPLLGFVVKADSSQTSQFKLYHHNKVYYIFKADSPETAQKWIKSFEEAAVL
- the LOC116332640 gene encoding uncharacterized protein C3orf20, which translates into the protein MSSSGGTEGKRGPFYFFDQPAGRNRVKGERGNILHLSVTNGGAQFEGRILSNPEENGGRKEEGDKPGTSSALNLIGSMEAYKQAAPQLLNELASLLWQHRWTDERRLPHGVVNILNCSWHDLTAGALRSSPKLTDKLPKSVGSPKLQQPPRQVSASGREETAEENPCAAGSAGFTGRKSQVKLNPRVKKSEQRCSRARSSTAATPSISSSLIAQPNQASSDVPNRISLYQWVVERLQGAKNPEKLPTTELDPNEQLILRHYGDANVTRRRRKDRPSSLVNGMPQIPEVKQRDPAQQKLHYRINDGSSLIYYPSGCMAVCQSHSGLPCGGFYTNVFTDSKFPTILATITAFGRGAVTHPLSSAITALWDQNGGFMCDIYGNKTKEWSWKTYHREKIAIQISDHVSVSLFSGTSAVLTFRCENETAQLPLSARSHLNQPKETPYLKTRETFISDAAQDLLYPPLTHKSVRSRDALQMVREEKRQEESSAHWKRGGHPSGTLMRLQQRVHKTVEDWLDCYRVAVGIKCPGSVRMPDARLRTRPRKEAQSAALPSVKLPERVNANPVQPEESRDEFRELHGHLSPSAERAPDFPVVLPRTPKKPEKKERGFTQLGPLRIYGSIKPESVSLPNNPELQMSAVTHLPAVAPFPPSVPLTVCPDLLRAALLGEGQRRSCCCSTKLMPVVTDLEYDAFIMGQPPQSQQILVVCVTCPRQPGDMHATPGQDSLEYLYRRKKKHRTSPCTQCQMDSFRVVRYEIEMENPCYESKSILLRQRHRAAPGTVLMYIRGKLLFAGYICSDHSFSARVLEKQISRSRRDYRLGLILPSDYKFSDSVNTPAAADTALT